The following DNA comes from Picosynechococcus sp. PCC 7003.
TCAGCTTTTTTCCAGGCTGCGAGGCTGACTCTGGGACATACACCCGGATAAACGTACCATCAGCATGGCTGCCGCCTTGGTACACATAATATTTACCCTCAGGCACATGCACACATGTCCAAGACTGAGAAGCAGCAAGTGACATAACCGTAGATCCCCCTGATGAAATGAGACAAGACCAAATTTATTTAGTGTCTTGGCGCTCTCAGCTATAAATTTTGCCGACACTTTCTAACAGATTGCTATTGCTCATGATAGTTGTAGTTACGGTGGTACTAGATTTGAACAATTCAAAAAAAGGCGATCACCTCAAAGGCACAGGCTTGGGCGGCAAGATCTTCAAGCTGTCCGGCTTCTAGGATTAACTCTGTTTGAAGGTTCCAGACCGGAGGTGTGCCATTTTTGAGATTAACCAAAAGAAAAATGTGGCCCAGGCGATCGCAAGTTGCACTGAGCTTTAATTCTTCTTCTAAAGAGAACCATTCCTTACGACCTGGCCAGCCCTGCCAATGGTGCGCCAGATCCCCAAAAAAAGCACCGATCCCCTGGGACAAATAGGTACAGACAAGCGTTTCAGCCTGTATGTTTGTACCGATAACTTTGGCAACAACAAAGTTTTTATGGCCACGGTGCATTTCAAGACGAAGGGAACTGTGGCTTGATCGAATAATAAAAGGCACTGTTCTGGTTTGAGCCTAGGCCTCGGAATTGATTTGATAGTTAGTTGCTGGCCAAATTTCATGAATTTCATCGGCCTGGTGCTGAGCATTAAATCGCTCCCAGATAATGCCATTCACGTCCACCTCTTGGGTAAATTCCACTGCCGTCGCATCTTCCCAACCCAAATGTCGCAGGGAACCCACAGGACAGGTAGAATCTTGGCGCACCGAAATGTTTAAACTATCAGTTCTCCAGAGGGCATATTCCCCCGGAATAAATAAGCAAGGTGCTATCCCTAAACGAGCCGTGTAGTCGGCAATGGTTGCTGCGATTTTGTCGGTGGAAAGTGCGAGGTGTAGTTTCTGCATGGTTATTTTGTTTTAGGATTCGGGGGCTTCAGTCACCGCAACCTTGCTTTTGTCTCGCCAAATACCCGTTAGCCAAGTCGTCACAATATGGGACAGTAACCCAGCCGGCCCCGCAAAAAGACACAGTGCTAAGGAATGCCGCGTAAAAATCTGTTTTTCGA
Coding sequences within:
- a CDS encoding DUF6228 family protein; the encoded protein is MPFIIRSSHSSLRLEMHRGHKNFVVAKVIGTNIQAETLVCTYLSQGIGAFFGDLAHHWQGWPGRKEWFSLEEELKLSATCDRLGHIFLLVNLKNGTPPVWNLQTELILEAGQLEDLAAQACAFEVIAFF